From Candidatus Omnitrophota bacterium, one genomic window encodes:
- a CDS encoding radical SAM protein, with the protein MSLQQVDITRYGFSILQLETMSLCNMNCDFCGYPLRRDKASILPDKAVFSVIDSICVTEEFRHLCLSQFNEPLLDQRIYSFISYARGRKVPVMIVTNGLLFNSKEVIDRLIDARPEYIKVSLQVLSAGLFSRVRKTGYDFQQYKDGIFAFLKAVRNTTSNVTVDIACNFISGTGRLKQLLGLEQGDPSVYDTVKDLKIDSKGFLREMQAWIPSYRYDADLVDGYLADVSANYMLEPGLRVADNISLKIKPFIYGRRIEKFYPVKKARPCNSRILGVLSSGDVVPCCMAYDGKVSLGNIQKDTLGAILEKSAPLLDNIRNKGTPLPTACQHCLGAPTRRGAMLKKLRYFLKGQR; encoded by the coding sequence ATGAGCCTTCAGCAAGTTGACATAACGCGATACGGGTTCTCCATCCTCCAACTCGAGACAATGTCCCTTTGCAATATGAACTGCGATTTTTGCGGTTATCCGCTACGGCGCGATAAGGCCAGTATCTTGCCGGATAAGGCCGTGTTCAGCGTCATTGATTCGATATGTGTGACGGAAGAGTTTCGGCATCTCTGCCTTAGCCAGTTCAATGAACCATTGCTCGATCAGCGTATATATTCTTTCATCAGTTACGCCAGGGGGCGCAAGGTGCCCGTGATGATCGTAACGAACGGACTTCTTTTCAATTCAAAAGAGGTGATAGATAGGCTAATCGATGCCCGCCCGGAATATATCAAGGTGTCGCTGCAGGTATTGAGCGCCGGATTGTTCTCCCGCGTTCGTAAGACAGGATACGATTTTCAGCAATACAAGGATGGGATATTTGCATTCCTGAAAGCGGTCCGCAACACCACCTCGAACGTCACCGTTGATATTGCATGCAATTTTATATCCGGGACCGGCAGATTGAAGCAGCTGCTTGGACTTGAGCAGGGTGATCCTTCCGTATATGATACTGTAAAAGACCTGAAGATCGACAGCAAAGGCTTCTTACGGGAGATGCAGGCTTGGATCCCCTCGTACCGATACGACGCCGACCTTGTCGATGGTTATCTTGCAGATGTTAGTGCGAATTATATGCTGGAGCCGGGGTTGAGAGTTGCTGATAATATTTCGTTGAAGATAAAGCCTTTCATTTACGGCCGGAGGATTGAGAAATTCTATCCTGTGAAAAAAGCCAGGCCGTGCAATAGCAGGATATTGGGGGTGCTGTCAAGCGGCGATGTCGTTCCATGCTGCATGGCGTATGATGGTAAAGTCTCGCTTGGAAATATCCAGAAAGATACGCTCGGAGCGATACTGGAGAAGAGCGCGCCGTTGCTGGATAATATCAGGAATAAGGGGACGCCCCTTCCTACCGCCTGTCAGCACTGCCTGGGTGCGCCGACAAGACGCGGTGCCATGCTGAAGAAGTTGAGATATTTTTTAAAAGGACAGAGATGA